Proteins from one Oncorhynchus gorbuscha isolate QuinsamMale2020 ecotype Even-year linkage group LG18, OgorEven_v1.0, whole genome shotgun sequence genomic window:
- the LOC124003228 gene encoding ADP-ribosylation factor-related protein 1-like: MYTLLSGLYKYAFQKDEYCILILGLDNAGKTTFLEQTKTKFSKNYKGMNLSKITTTVGLNIGTIDVGKARLMFWDLGGQEELQSLWDKYYAESHGVIYVIDSTDEERLAESKEAFEKMISSEVLEGVPLLVLANKQDVENCMSVPDIKTAFSDCAPKIGKRDCLVQPCTALTGQGVNEGIEWMVKCVIRNIHRPPRLKDIT; the protein is encoded by the exons ATGTACACCTTATTATCTGGGCTGTACAAATACGCGTTCCAGAAGGACGAATACTGCATCTTGATCCTAGGACTTGACAATGCAGGAAAAACC ACCTTTTTGGAACAGACCAAGACCAAGTTCAGTAAGAACTACAAGGGAATGAATTTGTCCAAGATCACCACTACAGTTGGACTTAACA TCGGCACAATTGATGTGGGCAAAGCTCGTCTAATGTTCTGGGACCTTGGTGGTCAAGAGGAACTTCAGTCGCTATGGGACAAA TACTACGCCGAGTCCCACGGTGTAATCTATGTTATAGACTCCACCGATGAGGAGCGACTAGCAGAATCAAAAGAGGCATTTG AGAAAATGATCAGCAGTGAGGTGTTGGAAGGTGTGCCTCTCCTGGTGCTCGCCAACAAGCAGGATGTGGAG AACTGTATGTCTGTGCCGGACATCAAAACCGCTTTCAGCGACTGCGCTCCAAAGATCGGTAAACGAGATTGCCTGGTGCAGCCTTGCACAGCCCTAACAGG GCAGGGGGTTAACGAAGGCATCGAGTGGATGGTGAAGTGCGTCATCAGAAACATTCACCGGCCACCGAGACTGAAGGACATCACATAG